One Salvia splendens isolate huo1 chromosome 22, SspV2, whole genome shotgun sequence DNA segment encodes these proteins:
- the LOC121787759 gene encoding cellulose synthase A catalytic subunit 2 [UDP-forming]-like isoform X2, whose amino-acid sequence MNTGGRLVAGSHNRNEFVLINADEIGRIKSVQELSGETCQICGDEVEITVDGELFVACNECAFPVCRTCYEYERKEGSQACPQCKTRYKRIKGSPRVEGDEEEYETDDLEHEFDYGNPDAPGFKQKVGVVPSVPAGSTGSATASSSQEFEIPLLTYTAEDAEIHCDQQAIIVPRSMVPEKDIALYGYGSVAWRDRVKEWKRRQNDKLEVINHQQSNDNGDLDISEMDPDLPMMDEGRQPLSRKIPISSSKISPYRLIIILRLVVLGFFFHYRILHPVHNAYGLWMTSVICEIWFAISWILDQFPKWYPVERETYLDRLSLRYERDFEGGKSSELASVDIFVSTVDPMKEPPLITANTVLSILAVDYPVDKVSCYVSDDGAAMLTFEALSETSEFARKWVPFCKKFSIEPRAPEWYFSQKMDYLKNKVHPAFVKERRAMKREYDEFKVQINRLVAMAEKVPEDGWTMQDGTPWPGNNVRDHPGMIQVFLGHDGLPDVEGNELPRLMYVSREKRPGFEHHKKAGAMNSLVRVSAVLSNAPYLLNVDCDHYINNSKALREAMCFMMDPTSGKKVGYVQFPQRFDGIDRHDRYSNRNVVFFDINMKGLDGLQGPIYVGTGCAFRRQALYGCDAPTKKKPPSKTCNCWPKWCCLCCGSRKKNGGKSKKDKKKKTKQRDASKQIHALETIEQRIQEPNIASPAPISQETLEKKFGQSPVFVASTLSEDGGVLKEVSSTSLLKEAIHVISCGYEDKTEWGKEVGWIYGSVTEDILTGFKMHCRGWRSVYCTPKRPAFKGSAPINLSDRLHQVLRWALGSVEIFLSKHCPIWYGYGGGLNWLERLSYINSVVYPWTSIPLIVYCTLPAICLLTGKFIVPEISNYASIVFMALFISIALTGILEMQWGRVGIDDWWRNEQFWVIGGASSHLFALVQGLLKVLAGVSTNFTVTSKGGDDGAFSELYLFKWTSLLIPPTTLLIINIVGVVVGVADAINNGYDSWGPLFGKLFFAFWVIMHLYPFLKGLTGKQERLPTVIVIWSILLASIVTLLWVRINPFVSRDGPVLELCGLNCDD is encoded by the exons ATGAATACTGGAGGGAGGCTTGTGGCTGGTTCTCACAACAGAAATGAGTTTGTTCTCATCAATGCTGATGAAATTGGAAGA ATCAAGTCTGTTCAAGAATTGAGTGGAGAAACATGCCAAATTTGCGGAGATGAAGTGGAGATAACTGTTGACGGGGAACTCTTTGTTGCATGCAACGAATGTGCTTTCCCTGTATGTCGAACTTGTTATGAATACGAGAGAAAGGAGGGGAGTCAGGCTTGTCCTCAGTGCAAAACCAGATACAAGCGTATCAAAG GTAGTCCGAGGGTGGAAGGTGATGAGGAAGAATATGAGACGGATGATTTAGAGCACGAGTTTGATTATGGCAATCCTGATGCCCCAGGCTTTAAACAAAAAGTGGGTGTCGTACCCTCTGTCCCTGCTGGTTCAACTGGATCAGCCACAGCCTCATCTTCTCAAGAGTTTGAAATCCCTCTTTTGACATATACTGCAGAG GATGCTGAGATTCACTGTGACCAACAAGCTATCATCGTGCCTAGATCTATGGTTCCTGAAAAAGACATTGCCTTATATGGCTATGGAAGTGTTGCATGGAGAGATCGGGTGAAGGAATGGAAGAGAAGACAAAATGACAAACTTGAAGTGATCAACCATCAGCAGAGTAATGACAATGGTGATTTAGATATCAGTGAAATGGATCCTGATTTGCCTAT GATGGATGAAGGGAGGCAGCCGCTGTCGAGGAAAATACCCATATCTTCAAGCAAGATAAGTCCATACAGATTGATAATTATACTCCGCCTGGTGGTTCTTGGCTTCTTTTTCCACTATAGGATTCTCCATCCTGTCCACAACGCGTATGGCTTGTGGATGACATCGGTTATTTGTGAAATATGGTTCGCTATATCATGGATACTCGATCAGTTCCCGAAATGGTACCCAGTTGAGCGAGAAACATACCTTGATCGGCTTTCTCTTAG GTACGAAAGAGACTTTGAAGGAGGAAAATCCTCGGAGTTAGCAAGCGTAGACATCTTTGTGAGCACCGTTGATCCCATGAAAGAGCCTCCTCTGATAACAGCAAACACAGTTCTCTCCATTCTTGCAGTGGATTATCCAGTCGACAAAGTCTCTTGCTATGTTTCAGATGATGGCGCAGCAATGCTTACATTTGAAGCACTTTCCGAGACATCTGAATTTGCTCGTAAGTGGGTTCCTTTTTGTAAGAAGTTCAGCATTGAACCTCGAGCCCCAGAATGGTACTTTTCACAGAAGATGGACTATCTGAAAAACAAAGTGCATCCTGCATTTGTGAAGGAAAGGCGTGCAATGAAG AGAGAATATGACGAGTTCAAAGTTCAGATCAACCGTTTAGTAGCCATGGCAGAAAAGGTCCCTGAGGATGGCTGGACAATGCAGGATGGAACACCTTGGCCAGGAAACAACGTCAGAGACCATCCTGGTATGATCCAG GTGTTCCTCGGTCATGATGGCCTTCCTGATGTGGAGGGGAATGAGCTGCCTCGTTTGATGTATGTTTCCCGTGAAAAGAGACCTGGCTTTGAGCACCATAAGAAAGCCGGGGCCATGAATTCTCTG GTCCGGGTTTCGGCTGTCCTGTCAAATGCTCCTTATCTTCTGAACGTCGACTGTGATCACTACATAAACAACAGCAAGGCACTGAGAGAAGCTATGTGTTTTATGATGGATCCCACTTCCGGAAAGAAAGTAGGCTATGTGCAGTTTCCCCAGAGGTTTGATGGAATAGATCGCCATGATAGATACTCAAACCGTAATGTTGTGTTCTTCGAT ATCAATATGAAGGGTTTGGATGGTTTGCAAGGACCTATATATGTTGGAACGGGGTGTGCGTTCAGAAGACAGGCTCTTTATGGATGCGATGCTCCTACAAAGAAGAAGCCACCAAGCAAGACTTGTAACTGCTGGCCAAAGTGGTGTTGTTTGTGTTGTGGTTCTAGAAAGAAAAATGGAGGAAAATCgaagaaagacaagaaaaagaagacGAAGCAGAGAGATGCCTCCAAGCAGATACATGCTCTTGAAACCATTGAACAAAGGATCCAAg AGCCAAATATAGCAAGTCCAGCTCCCATCTCCCAGGAGACACTCGAGAAGAAGTTTGGGCAGTCGCCAGTATTTGTAGCTTCAACGCTATCAGAAGATGGTGGTGTTCTGAAGGAAGTTAGTTCGACATCACTCTTGAAAGAGGCCATTCATGTTATAAGCTGTGGTTATGAAGACAAGACAGAGTGGGGAAAGGAG GTTGGCTGGATTTATGGCTCTGTCACGGAAGATATACTTACAGGGTTCAAGATGCATTGCCGTGGCTGGCGCTCAGTTTACTGCACGCCTAAGAGGCCAGCATTCAAGGGATCAGCTCCCATTAACCTCTCTGATCGTCTCCACCAGGTTCTGCGATGGGCTCTTGGGTCAGTCGAGATTTTCCTGAGCAAACACTGCCCAATCTGGTATGGCTATGGAGGTGGCTTGAACTGGTTGGAACGGCTTTCCTACATAAACTCTGTTGTATATCCATGGACTTCTATTCCACTGATCGTGTACTGTACATTGCCCGCCATCTGCCTTCTCACTGGAAAATTTATTGTACCCGAG ATCAGCAACTATGCCAGCATTGTATTCATGGCCCTCTTCATCTCCATTGCCTTGACTGGTATTCTTGAAATGCAATGGGGCCGTGTTGGCATTGACGACTGGTGGAGAAACGAGCAGTTTTGGGTTATAGGAGGAGCTTCCTCGCATCTCTTTGCGCTTGTTCAAGGATTACTCAAGGTTTTGGCTGGAGTGAGCACCAACTTCACGGTAACCTCAAAAGGAGGAGATGATGGAGCTTTCTCCGAGCTGTACTTGTTCAAGTGGACATCACTGCTGATCCCACCTACTACATTGCTCATAATAAACATCGTTGGAGTTGTGGTCGGGGTTGCAGATGCCATCAACAACGGATATGACTCTTGGGGTCCGTTGTTTGGCAAGCTGTTCTTTGCGTTTTGGGTCATAATGCATCTCTATCCATTCCTCAAGGGATTGACCGGGAAGCAAGAGAGGTTGCCAACGGTTATTGTGATCTGGTCGATTCTGCTGGCTTCGATAGTAACCCTTTTGTGGGTGCGAATCAACCCCTTCGTGTCGAGAGATGGGCCTGTACTCGAACTGTGTGGACTTAACTGTGATGACTAA
- the LOC121787759 gene encoding cellulose synthase A catalytic subunit 5 [UDP-forming]-like isoform X1, producing MNTGGRLVAGSHNRNEFVLINADEIGRIKSVQELSGETCQICGDEVEITVDGELFVACNECAFPVCRTCYEYERKEGSQACPQCKTRYKRIKGSPRVEGDEEEYETDDLEHEFDYGNPDAPGFKQKVGVVPSVPAGSTGSATASSSQEFEIPLLTYTAEDAEIHCDQQAIIVPRSMVPEKDIALYGYGSVAWRDRVKEWKRRQNDKLEVINHQQSNDNGDLDISEMDPDLPMMDEGRQPLSRKIPISSSKISPYRLIIILRLVVLGFFFHYRILHPVHNAYGLWMTSVICEIWFAISWILDQFPKWYPVERETYLDRLSLRYERDFEGGKSSELASVDIFVSTVDPMKEPPLITANTVLSILAVDYPVDKVSCYVSDDGAAMLTFEALSETSEFARKWVPFCKKFSIEPRAPEWYFSQKMDYLKNKVHPAFVKERRAMKREYDEFKVQINRLVAMAEKVPEDGWTMQDGTPWPGNNVRDHPGMIQVFLGHDGLPDVEGNELPRLMYVSREKRPGFEHHKKAGAMNSLVRVSAVLSNAPYLLNVDCDHYINNSKALREAMCFMMDPTSGKKVGYVQFPQRFDGIDRHDRYSNRNVVFFDINMKGLDGLQGPIYVGTGCAFRRQALYGCDAPTKKKPPSKTCNCWPKWCCLCCGSRKKNGGKSKKDKKKKTKQRDASKQIHALETIEQRIQEPNIASPAPISQETLEKKFGQSPVFVASTLSEDGGVLKEVSSTSLLKEAIHVISCGYEDKTEWGKEVSRLVSCFWVYCDMFSNDRLNVNMLNQVGWIYGSVTEDILTGFKMHCRGWRSVYCTPKRPAFKGSAPINLSDRLHQVLRWALGSVEIFLSKHCPIWYGYGGGLNWLERLSYINSVVYPWTSIPLIVYCTLPAICLLTGKFIVPEISNYASIVFMALFISIALTGILEMQWGRVGIDDWWRNEQFWVIGGASSHLFALVQGLLKVLAGVSTNFTVTSKGGDDGAFSELYLFKWTSLLIPPTTLLIINIVGVVVGVADAINNGYDSWGPLFGKLFFAFWVIMHLYPFLKGLTGKQERLPTVIVIWSILLASIVTLLWVRINPFVSRDGPVLELCGLNCDD from the exons ATGAATACTGGAGGGAGGCTTGTGGCTGGTTCTCACAACAGAAATGAGTTTGTTCTCATCAATGCTGATGAAATTGGAAGA ATCAAGTCTGTTCAAGAATTGAGTGGAGAAACATGCCAAATTTGCGGAGATGAAGTGGAGATAACTGTTGACGGGGAACTCTTTGTTGCATGCAACGAATGTGCTTTCCCTGTATGTCGAACTTGTTATGAATACGAGAGAAAGGAGGGGAGTCAGGCTTGTCCTCAGTGCAAAACCAGATACAAGCGTATCAAAG GTAGTCCGAGGGTGGAAGGTGATGAGGAAGAATATGAGACGGATGATTTAGAGCACGAGTTTGATTATGGCAATCCTGATGCCCCAGGCTTTAAACAAAAAGTGGGTGTCGTACCCTCTGTCCCTGCTGGTTCAACTGGATCAGCCACAGCCTCATCTTCTCAAGAGTTTGAAATCCCTCTTTTGACATATACTGCAGAG GATGCTGAGATTCACTGTGACCAACAAGCTATCATCGTGCCTAGATCTATGGTTCCTGAAAAAGACATTGCCTTATATGGCTATGGAAGTGTTGCATGGAGAGATCGGGTGAAGGAATGGAAGAGAAGACAAAATGACAAACTTGAAGTGATCAACCATCAGCAGAGTAATGACAATGGTGATTTAGATATCAGTGAAATGGATCCTGATTTGCCTAT GATGGATGAAGGGAGGCAGCCGCTGTCGAGGAAAATACCCATATCTTCAAGCAAGATAAGTCCATACAGATTGATAATTATACTCCGCCTGGTGGTTCTTGGCTTCTTTTTCCACTATAGGATTCTCCATCCTGTCCACAACGCGTATGGCTTGTGGATGACATCGGTTATTTGTGAAATATGGTTCGCTATATCATGGATACTCGATCAGTTCCCGAAATGGTACCCAGTTGAGCGAGAAACATACCTTGATCGGCTTTCTCTTAG GTACGAAAGAGACTTTGAAGGAGGAAAATCCTCGGAGTTAGCAAGCGTAGACATCTTTGTGAGCACCGTTGATCCCATGAAAGAGCCTCCTCTGATAACAGCAAACACAGTTCTCTCCATTCTTGCAGTGGATTATCCAGTCGACAAAGTCTCTTGCTATGTTTCAGATGATGGCGCAGCAATGCTTACATTTGAAGCACTTTCCGAGACATCTGAATTTGCTCGTAAGTGGGTTCCTTTTTGTAAGAAGTTCAGCATTGAACCTCGAGCCCCAGAATGGTACTTTTCACAGAAGATGGACTATCTGAAAAACAAAGTGCATCCTGCATTTGTGAAGGAAAGGCGTGCAATGAAG AGAGAATATGACGAGTTCAAAGTTCAGATCAACCGTTTAGTAGCCATGGCAGAAAAGGTCCCTGAGGATGGCTGGACAATGCAGGATGGAACACCTTGGCCAGGAAACAACGTCAGAGACCATCCTGGTATGATCCAG GTGTTCCTCGGTCATGATGGCCTTCCTGATGTGGAGGGGAATGAGCTGCCTCGTTTGATGTATGTTTCCCGTGAAAAGAGACCTGGCTTTGAGCACCATAAGAAAGCCGGGGCCATGAATTCTCTG GTCCGGGTTTCGGCTGTCCTGTCAAATGCTCCTTATCTTCTGAACGTCGACTGTGATCACTACATAAACAACAGCAAGGCACTGAGAGAAGCTATGTGTTTTATGATGGATCCCACTTCCGGAAAGAAAGTAGGCTATGTGCAGTTTCCCCAGAGGTTTGATGGAATAGATCGCCATGATAGATACTCAAACCGTAATGTTGTGTTCTTCGAT ATCAATATGAAGGGTTTGGATGGTTTGCAAGGACCTATATATGTTGGAACGGGGTGTGCGTTCAGAAGACAGGCTCTTTATGGATGCGATGCTCCTACAAAGAAGAAGCCACCAAGCAAGACTTGTAACTGCTGGCCAAAGTGGTGTTGTTTGTGTTGTGGTTCTAGAAAGAAAAATGGAGGAAAATCgaagaaagacaagaaaaagaagacGAAGCAGAGAGATGCCTCCAAGCAGATACATGCTCTTGAAACCATTGAACAAAGGATCCAAg AGCCAAATATAGCAAGTCCAGCTCCCATCTCCCAGGAGACACTCGAGAAGAAGTTTGGGCAGTCGCCAGTATTTGTAGCTTCAACGCTATCAGAAGATGGTGGTGTTCTGAAGGAAGTTAGTTCGACATCACTCTTGAAAGAGGCCATTCATGTTATAAGCTGTGGTTATGAAGACAAGACAGAGTGGGGAAAGGAGGTGAGTCGTTTAGTTTCTTGTTTTTGGGTATACTGTGACATGTTTTCAAACGACCGTCTAAATGTTAACATGCTAAACCAGGTTGGCTGGATTTATGGCTCTGTCACGGAAGATATACTTACAGGGTTCAAGATGCATTGCCGTGGCTGGCGCTCAGTTTACTGCACGCCTAAGAGGCCAGCATTCAAGGGATCAGCTCCCATTAACCTCTCTGATCGTCTCCACCAGGTTCTGCGATGGGCTCTTGGGTCAGTCGAGATTTTCCTGAGCAAACACTGCCCAATCTGGTATGGCTATGGAGGTGGCTTGAACTGGTTGGAACGGCTTTCCTACATAAACTCTGTTGTATATCCATGGACTTCTATTCCACTGATCGTGTACTGTACATTGCCCGCCATCTGCCTTCTCACTGGAAAATTTATTGTACCCGAG ATCAGCAACTATGCCAGCATTGTATTCATGGCCCTCTTCATCTCCATTGCCTTGACTGGTATTCTTGAAATGCAATGGGGCCGTGTTGGCATTGACGACTGGTGGAGAAACGAGCAGTTTTGGGTTATAGGAGGAGCTTCCTCGCATCTCTTTGCGCTTGTTCAAGGATTACTCAAGGTTTTGGCTGGAGTGAGCACCAACTTCACGGTAACCTCAAAAGGAGGAGATGATGGAGCTTTCTCCGAGCTGTACTTGTTCAAGTGGACATCACTGCTGATCCCACCTACTACATTGCTCATAATAAACATCGTTGGAGTTGTGGTCGGGGTTGCAGATGCCATCAACAACGGATATGACTCTTGGGGTCCGTTGTTTGGCAAGCTGTTCTTTGCGTTTTGGGTCATAATGCATCTCTATCCATTCCTCAAGGGATTGACCGGGAAGCAAGAGAGGTTGCCAACGGTTATTGTGATCTGGTCGATTCTGCTGGCTTCGATAGTAACCCTTTTGTGGGTGCGAATCAACCCCTTCGTGTCGAGAGATGGGCCTGTACTCGAACTGTGTGGACTTAACTGTGATGACTAA
- the LOC121788018 gene encoding WD repeat domain-containing protein 83-like, with protein sequence MGSENLPRKEANVLRGHEGAVLAARFNSNGEYVLSCGKDRTIRLWNPHRGLHIKTYKSHGREVRDVHVTGDNSKLTSCGGDRQVFYWDVATGRVIRKFRGHDSEVNAVKFNEYASVVVSAGYDRSLRAWDCRSQSTEPIQIIDSFADSVMSVCLTKTEIIAGSVDGTVRTFDIRIGREISDDLGHPVNCISLSNDGNCVLANCLDSTLRLLDRSTGESLQEYKGHTCKSFKMDSCLTNSDAHVAGGSEDGYIYFWDLVDAQVVSSFRAHSSVVTSVSYHPKDDCMISASVDGLIRVWKA encoded by the exons ATGGGATCGGAGAATCTACCGAGGAAGGAGGCGAACGTGCTCCGGGGGCACGAAGGGGCGGTGCTGGCTGCGCGATTCAACTCCAACGGCGAGTATGTACTTAGCTGCGGCAAAGACCGCACCATACGCCTTTGGAATCCCCACCGTGGATTGCATATCAAGACCTACAAATCGCACGGCCGTGAAGTCCGCGATGTCCATGTCACAGG GGATAATTCGAAGCTCACCTCGTGCGGAGGCGATCGGCAAGTGTTCTACTGGGATGTGGCGACTGGTCGTGTTATTCGGAAATTTCGCGGTCATGATAGTGAG GTGAATGCTGTGAAGTTCAATGAATATGCATCAGTGGTTGTCTCAGCTGGTTATGACCGTTCATTACGTGCTTGGGATTGTCGATCTCAGAGTACTGAGCCTATTCag ATTATTGATAGCTTTGCAGACAGCGTCATGTCTGTTTGTTTAACAAAAACTGAGATAATTGCTGGAAGTGTTGATGGGACTGTTAGAACATTTGATATTCGAATTGGTAG AGAAATATCTGATGATCTTGGGCACCCCGTGAACTGTATTTCCCTCTCAAACGATGGCAACTGTGTATTAGCCAATTGTCTTGATTCGACTTTAAGGCTTTTGGACAG ATCAACTGGTGAATCGTTGCAAGAATATAAAGGCCACACATGCAAG TCATTCAAGATGGACAGCTGCCTAACAAACTCAGACGCTCATGTGGCTGGTGGCTCAGAAGATGGTTATATTTACTTTTGGGATCTTGTAGATGCACAAGTGGTGTCCAGTTTCCGAGCACATTCATCAGTG GTAACCAGCGTGAGTTATCACCCAAAAGACGATTGCATGATTAGTGCCTCTGTTGATGGCTTGATTCGGGTTTGGAAAGCTTGA
- the LOC121788017 gene encoding fasciclin-like arabinogalactan protein 19, with the protein MAFLFPSAILFLLLSSSTASAANSPTRTREFDDMLQSLRSYGYALFTNGIATSDLKYELLSAAADFTLFAPRDELLYALDMAADAAFYVSTLRYHVISSRHTFAGLKNLSAPFLDTLLPDYAVLIGKVRDVDADSDRASVGLIVNGVRIAYPDLFLGSRIAVHGIEGILLTGLNMSRDLEYGSGHFPPIGSPAPALHPIPTPPSNESNIPAEMPNSPTPAPAPMIGNIPAKVIRKADTPSPPASTFIGIIPAKGIQKADAPAPGVTGNIPAPEIGRNDVPPAASREWAATPTISQEQIEKMKRLRMKTPGKRGRKGRRRHRRRKELRDL; encoded by the coding sequence ATGGCGTTTCTCTTCCCTTCCGccatcctcttcctcctcctctcctcctccaccgcctccgccgccaATTCCCCCACCAGAACCCGTGAATTCGACGACATGCTTCAATCCCTCCGTAGCTACGGCTACGCCCTCTTCACCAACGGCATCGCCACATCCGATCTCAAATACGAGctcctctccgccgccgccgactTCACCCTCTTCGCCCCCCGAGACGAGCTCCTCTACGCCCTCGACATGGCCGCCGACGCCGCCTTCTACGTCAGCACCCTCCGCTACCACGTCATCTCCAGCCGCCACACCTTCGCCGGCCTCAAGAACCTCTCCGCCCCCTTCCTCGACACCCTTCTCCCCGACTACGCCGTTTTGATAGGAAAAGTCCGCGACGTCGACGCCGACAGCGACCGCGCCTCCGTCGGCCTCATCGTCAAcggcgtccggatcgcctaccCGGACCTCTTCCTCGGCTCCAGAATCGCCGTCCACGGAATCGAAGGAATCCTCCTCACCGGTCTCAACATGAGCCGCGATCTCGAGTACGGCTCCGGCCATTTCCCGCCAATCGGATCTCCGGCGCCGGCGCTCCACCCAATTCCTACGCCGCCGTCGAACGAATCGAATATTCCTGCAGAAATGCCCAATTCTCCGACTCCGGCACCGGCGCCGATGATCGGGAATATTCCGGCGAAGGTGATTCGGAAGGCTGATACGCCGTCTCCGCCGGCGTCTACTTTTATTGGGATTATTCCGGCGAAGGGGATTCAGAAGGCTGATGCGCCGGCTCCGGGTGTGACTGGGAATATTCCAGCGCCGGAGATTGGCCGGAATGATGTGCCGCCGGCGGCGTCTCGGGAATGGGCTGCGACGCCGACAATCTCACAGGAGCAGATTGAGAAGATGAAGAGACTGCGCATGAAGACGCCGGGGAAAAGGGGAAGGAAGGGGCGGCGCCGCCACCGGAGGCGTAAGGAGCTCCGTGATCTGTAA
- the LOC121788016 gene encoding probable mannitol dehydrogenase — MAEFKQKAFGLAATDTSGVLSPFHFSRRENGDDDVTIKILYCGVCHSDLHSVKNDWGLTQYPIVPGHEISGVVTKIGNNVEKFKVGDRVGVGVLVNSCRTCDVCQQDLESYCPKMIFTYNSTDKDGTTTYGGYSDTVIVDQHFVLRFPENVPSDAGAPLLCAGITVYSPMKYYGMTEAGKHLGVAGLGGLGHVAVKLGKAFGLKVTVISTSPRKKEEAINKLGADAFVVSTDAADLTAATGTMDFIIDTIAAVHSLAPLLSLLKMNGKLVTVGLPDKPLDLPIFPLVSGRKMIGGSDFGGIKETQEMLDFCGKHGIAADIELIRADEINAAMERLAKSDVRYRFVIDIGNSISNL, encoded by the exons ATGGCGGAATTCAAACAGAAAGCTTTTGGTTTGGCAGCGACAGACACCTCCGGCGTTCTCTCTCCCTTCCATTTCTCTCGCAG GGAAAATGGAGATGACGATGTCACAATCAAAATACTCTACTGTGGAGTTTGCCATTCTGATTTGCACAGTGTGAAGAATGATTGGGGACTCACTCAGTATCCTATTGTGCCAGG GCATGAAATTTCtggtgttgtgaccaaaattggCAACAATGTTGAGAAATTCAAGGTTGGTGACAGAGTCGGGGTTGGGGTGCTAGTGAACTCATGCAGGACATGTGATGTCTGCCAACAAGACCTTGAGAGCTACTGCCCTAAAATGATATTCACATACAACTCCACTGATAAAGATGGCACGACGACATATGGTGGTTACTCTGATACAGTTATTGTTGACCAACATTTTGTGCTTCGTTTCCCTGAGAACGTGCCATCAGATGCTGGTGCTCCTCTGCTGTGTGCTGGAATCACTGTCTACAGCCCAATGAAATACTATGGAATGACTGAGGCTGGAAAGCATTTGGGTGTTGCTGGACTTGGGGGACTTGGCCACGTTGCGGTCAAGCTCGGGAAGGCTTTTGGGCTGAAAGTTACTGTCATCAGTACCTCCCcgagaaagaaagaggaagcCATAAACAAGCTTGGTGCTGATGCTTTTGTTGTTAGTACTGATGCTGCTGATTTGACG GCTGCAACCGGCACAATGGATTTCATCATTGATACCATTGCTGCAGTTCATTCATTGGCTCCATTGCTAAGCCTGTTGAAGATGAATGGAAAACTTGTAACAGTGGGATTGCCCGATAAGCCCCTCGACCTTCCTATTTTCCCTCTAGTTTCCG GTCGAAAGATGATTGGTGGAAGTGACTTTGGCGGTATTAAAGAGACGCAGGAAATGCTTGACTTCTGTGGGAAGCATGGCATAGCAGCTGACATTGAACTGATTCGTGCAGATGAGATAAATGCTGCTATGGAACGGCTTGCCAAATCCGATGTTAGGTACCGTTTTGTGATCGACATTGGAAACTCCATCAGCAATCTCTGA
- the LOC121786508 gene encoding histone H4: MSGRGKGGKGLGKGGAKRHRKVLRDNIQGITKPAIRRLARRGGVKRISGLIYEETRGVLKIFLENVIRDAVTYTEHARRKTVTAMDVVYALKRQGRTLYGFGG; the protein is encoded by the coding sequence ATGTCTGGGCGCGGCAAGGGAGGTAAGGGGCTGGGCAAGGGCGGAGCCAAACGACACCGTAAGGTGCTCCGCGACAACATCCAGGGCATCACGAAGCCGGCGATCCGGCGTCTGGCGAGGAGAGGCGGTGTGAAGAGGATCAGCGGCCTCATCTACGAGGAGACCAGAGGTGTTCTGAAGATATTTTTGGAGAACGTTATCAGAGACGCTGTCACATACACCGAGCACGCTAGGAGGAAGACCGTCACCGCCATGGATGTTGTCTATGCTCTGAAGAGGCAGGGCCGAACTCTTTACGGCTTCGGTGGCTGa